A genomic segment from Cloacibacillus sp. encodes:
- a CDS encoding tripartite tricarboxylate transporter substrate-binding protein — protein MRKILLLALIAVLIAQEALAAYPEKNIQGIIQWGAGGGCDGVSRAITPLAEKYLGKTIILQNKTGATGAVATTMVANLPADGYTLLYAAENPATYRVLGLSPLSFNDFEP, from the coding sequence ATGAGAAAAATACTGTTGCTGGCGCTTATAGCTGTCCTTATCGCGCAGGAGGCCCTCGCGGCCTACCCTGAGAAAAATATCCAGGGTATCATCCAGTGGGGAGCGGGCGGCGGCTGCGACGGAGTATCGCGTGCCATCACGCCGCTGGCGGAAAAATACCTCGGCAAGACCATCATCCTGCAGAACAAGACCGGCGCCACGGGCGCGGTCGCCACGACGATGGTCGCCAACCTGCCTGCCGACGGCTACACCCTGCTCTACGCCGCGGAAAACCCCGCCACCTACAGGGTGCTCGGACTCTCCCCCCTCAGCTTTAACGATTTTGAACCCAT